The following are from one region of the Coffea eugenioides isolate CCC68of chromosome 2, Ceug_1.0, whole genome shotgun sequence genome:
- the LOC113762187 gene encoding mediator of RNA polymerase II transcription subunit 32 isoform X2, with protein sequence MDNHVDSLNNAYEEFVAAAANVLEAKESSEGQKTAATDAALENFKQRWELFRVACDQAEEFVESVKQRIGSECLVDEATGSVAGKPGQAATSGLPPISAVRLEQMSKAVRWLVIELQHGGTAGGSSHSHSSAPFDARFSEDAAQ encoded by the coding sequence ATGGACAATCATGTGGACTCCCTGAACAATGCCTATGAAGAATTTGTTGCTGCAGCTGCCAATGTACTTGAAGCTAAGGAAAGTTCTGAGGGTCAAAAAACGGCAGCCACTGATGCAgcattggaaaattttaaacAGCGATGGGAATTGTTTAGAGTAGCTTGTGATCAAGCAGAGGAGTTTGTGGAGTCTGTGAAACAAAGAATAGGTTCTGAGTGTCTCGTAGATGAGGCCACTGGCTCGGTTGCAGGGAAGCCAGGGCAGGCTGCCACAAGTGGTCTTCCACCCATAAGTGCAGTTCGCCTGGAGCAGATGAGTAAAGCTGTTAGATGGCTAGTTATTGAACTGCAGCATGGTGGAACTGCTGGTGGTTCTTCACATTCCCATTCATCAGCTCCATTTGATGCAAGATTTTCTGAAGATGCAGCTCAATAG
- the LOC113762187 gene encoding mediator of RNA polymerase II transcription subunit 32 isoform X1 codes for MLNTAPCRCLMDNHVDSLNNAYEEFVAAAANVLEAKESSEGQKTAATDAALENFKQRWELFRVACDQAEEFVESVKQRIGSECLVDEATGSVAGKPGQAATSGLPPISAVRLEQMSKAVRWLVIELQHGGTAGGSSHSHSSAPFDARFSEDAAQ; via the coding sequence ATGTTAAACACGGCACCTTGTAGGTGTTTGATGGACAATCATGTGGACTCCCTGAACAATGCCTATGAAGAATTTGTTGCTGCAGCTGCCAATGTACTTGAAGCTAAGGAAAGTTCTGAGGGTCAAAAAACGGCAGCCACTGATGCAgcattggaaaattttaaacAGCGATGGGAATTGTTTAGAGTAGCTTGTGATCAAGCAGAGGAGTTTGTGGAGTCTGTGAAACAAAGAATAGGTTCTGAGTGTCTCGTAGATGAGGCCACTGGCTCGGTTGCAGGGAAGCCAGGGCAGGCTGCCACAAGTGGTCTTCCACCCATAAGTGCAGTTCGCCTGGAGCAGATGAGTAAAGCTGTTAGATGGCTAGTTATTGAACTGCAGCATGGTGGAACTGCTGGTGGTTCTTCACATTCCCATTCATCAGCTCCATTTGATGCAAGATTTTCTGAAGATGCAGCTCAATAG